A genomic segment from Nitratiruptor sp. YY08-10 encodes:
- a CDS encoding permease gives MWKNFVDTLIYQWLGLSGKFAEAFDFFIYDTVKIFTLLVVIIFVITLIRSYFPIERVRDYLATKHPLVGHILAALFGIITPFCSCSAIPLFLGFLQARIPLGITFSYLISAPMNNEIAIALLFALFGWKITALYIGFGLLVAIAAGIIIGKIDLEDEILIKPKPINAEAFEAEPLPLKDRAIEAWYHTMDLLKKIWLYVVIAVAIGGFIHGYVPTDFIVQLAGKDAWYAVPLATLLGVPMYSNAAGVLPLIEVLVDKGMSLGTALSFMMAITALSLPEAMILKKIMSTKLLLIFFGVVSIGIMVIGYLFNWILG, from the coding sequence ATGTGGAAAAACTTCGTTGATACACTCATCTATCAATGGCTAGGGCTTTCTGGCAAATTTGCCGAAGCCTTTGACTTTTTTATCTATGATACGGTTAAGATTTTTACTCTATTGGTAGTCATTATCTTTGTCATCACACTTATTAGAAGCTACTTTCCAATTGAAAGAGTCCGAGACTATCTTGCTACAAAACACCCCTTAGTGGGGCATATATTAGCTGCACTCTTTGGAATCATTACACCCTTTTGCAGCTGTAGTGCCATTCCGCTTTTTTTAGGATTTTTGCAAGCAAGAATTCCTCTTGGAATTACTTTTAGCTATCTTATCTCAGCCCCTATGAACAATGAGATTGCTATCGCATTGCTGTTTGCTCTGTTTGGGTGGAAGATTACGGCTTTGTATATCGGATTTGGCCTTTTGGTTGCAATTGCAGCTGGAATCATCATAGGAAAAATAGATCTTGAAGATGAGATTTTGATCAAACCAAAACCGATAAATGCCGAGGCTTTCGAGGCTGAACCCCTTCCATTGAAAGATAGAGCCATAGAGGCTTGGTATCACACAATGGATCTGCTCAAAAAGATTTGGCTTTATGTAGTCATTGCTGTGGCCATTGGTGGATTTATCCATGGATATGTTCCGACTGACTTCATTGTCCAGCTTGCTGGCAAAGACGCATGGTATGCCGTACCTTTGGCGACTCTTCTTGGCGTTCCGATGTACTCCAATGCTGCCGGAGTTTTGCCTTTGATCGAAGTTTTGGTGGATAAGGGTATGAGTCTTGGAACGGCACTGAGCTTTATGATGGCCATTACAGCTCTGAGTCTACCAGAGGCAATGATTTTGAAAAAGATCATGAGCACAAAACTGCTTCTTATCTTTTTTGGCGTTGTCAGTATCGGCATTATGGTTATTGGCTATCTTTTTAATTGGATTTTGGGATGA
- a CDS encoding thioredoxin family protein: MTIKILGTGCAKCKALEENVKKAVAKKGIFAQIEKIEDINEIINYGVMSTPGLVIDEKVVSTGKLLTVDQIEKLLG, from the coding sequence ATGACAATAAAGATACTTGGAACCGGTTGTGCAAAATGTAAAGCACTGGAAGAGAATGTCAAAAAAGCAGTTGCCAAAAAAGGCATCTTTGCCCAGATCGAAAAGATTGAAGATATCAACGAGATTATAAATTATGGGGTGATGAGTACACCAGGGCTTGTGATCGATGAGAAGGTTGTGAGCACCGGTAAGCTTTTAACAGTTGATCAAATTGAAAAACTCTTAGGCTGA
- a CDS encoding arsenate reductase ArsC, translating into MKKVLILCTGNSCRSILAEGLINRYFENVEAKSAGSNPSGKVNENAKRVLIKEGAWSDSYHSKSIDEVMDEDFDLVVTVCDNAKESCPVFPKRTKVVHVGFEDPDGKPYEAFENLAKEMKQRLFPIIQKELT; encoded by the coding sequence ATGAAAAAGGTCTTGATTTTATGCACAGGAAACAGTTGCCGATCTATATTGGCTGAAGGGCTCATCAACAGATATTTTGAAAATGTCGAAGCCAAAAGTGCCGGCAGCAATCCAAGCGGTAAAGTCAATGAAAATGCTAAAAGAGTGCTAATAAAAGAGGGGGCCTGGAGCGATAGCTACCATTCAAAATCGATCGATGAGGTGATGGATGAGGATTTTGATCTTGTAGTGACCGTATGTGACAATGCAAAAGAGTCCTGTCCGGTTTTTCCTAAAAGAACCAAAGTCGTTCATGTTGGATTTGAAGATCCCGACGGCAAACCTTATGAAGCCTTTGAAAATTTGGCCAAAGAGATGAAACAAAGACTATTCCCTATCATACAAAAGGAGCTAACATGA
- a CDS encoding helix-turn-helix transcriptional regulator codes for MERFLQTSGALYDQTRIKILRFLLEQGPSCVCELQSSLDLGQSRLSRHLKILKDAGFLTNKREGKWIYYDLSRELDPFQQCALEVIKQLPIDLPNKSKECSI; via the coding sequence ATGGAACGCTTTTTACAAACAAGTGGAGCACTCTACGACCAGACACGTATCAAAATATTACGGTTTTTACTCGAACAAGGGCCTAGTTGTGTTTGTGAATTGCAAAGCTCTTTGGATCTTGGCCAATCAAGACTCTCACGCCATCTTAAAATCTTAAAAGATGCAGGCTTTCTAACAAACAAAAGAGAGGGAAAATGGATCTATTATGATCTATCCAGAGAGCTTGATCCATTCCAACAATGCGCTTTAGAGGTTATCAAACAGTTGCCAATTGATCTGCCAAACAAAAGTAAGGAGTGCTCCATATGA